Below is a genomic region from Argopecten irradians isolate NY chromosome 14, Ai_NY, whole genome shotgun sequence.
gttgTAAACCACCCGGCCACCACAACCCACCATCTCCAGCATAActaataaacaattaatttgaTTGTTATGAACATCTCCACAAAAAAGTAATCAAGAGAATCAAGGgacttaacagtcatctgacgtCCTTGGCAAAAGTCAtaaaggaaattaattagatatggtctCATGGTAGctatcttcgatttgggatcaacccgAAACATAGCAAACACCTGGTTcggaccatgtcaagatcatttattgcaagtttcagctaaattgcactggtagaatttaagaagaagttcaaaaggtgttttcaagatggcggccatcttggatttcgggtCAACCCAAAAAATTACAACACTTAAttggtcaggaccatgtcaggaacaTTTAATGCAAGTTTTAACTAAATTACACTGGCAGAAATTGAAAAGAacttcaaaaaatgtgttttcaagatggcgtctgtggcggccatattggatttcgaATCAGTTTGAACCATAACAACACTtagtcaggaccatgtcaggatcatttcatgcaagtttcagctaactGGCACTGGTTGAACTTGAGacgaagttcaaaatgtgaaaagttaatgcATGGCGTAAATAGTGCATGGCGAAGGACGATTGATGATAACTATAGGTCACCCTGACCCTTCTGGTCAGATTACCTAAAAAGCTTTACCTCTGTGACAATTGAAAATCCAAACTTGACTAAATTATACAGATGTTTGCGAAGGCCTTCGTCTGAATCCATGTATTCTTTGAAATGGACAGTTGGAAGTCCAGCAGTCTCAATCGTCTCCTTATCCCACACCACTTTGTCCACCTGGACAGTGTGTTGTTGGTGGTAGGTGTTGTCCACCAACCAGTTAATGTCGTACGACGTCAGGTGTCCATCCGACCCTAAAACATCCAAAAAggtaaatattaatatcatGGGGTGATACactgtacattatagtgatatGTCCACTTGTAACTGTCAAGGGTCATATtatatgatgaaaataataaaatgtgtcTTTCTTTTGAAAATAAGACATGGAAATCTAAATTTATGCTGTTAAAACACAAAGCATGTCGAGTGTGTATGATAGGACTACATGGGCTGATCATTGGTGACAGGTAGCTCAATCAGTAGAGCATCTCTCTTGTCTTCCGAGGTCCCAAGAGTGAGCCCTGGTCTGGCCGcaacattttctcctctcttaATACAACTTGCGAAAGTGAAAAGGCTGAAGAGAAAAATAATCTATCCCCCCTCGCCACCCCCTTTAGGGTGAGACAagacatatatatcaatactcagggtaagattcttaagctgtcaaacagCCCCTCTTTTCTCGAATTCATGCAAGACCCTAGCTTATACTACCACTCTATAAACAATAAGGTCAtgatggaataaaaaaaatgttcatttgtggataatatttcttgttttttgtttttacttacaTGTGATACTAAGAACCAATCCATCAAACTCCACACTTGACGGCAAGTCTTCAGAATGCAGTTTTCGATGCTTTAGGTTTCTCTGATTGGTAGTATGGTTGTAACACTTGCTACAGCGACAATGGTCTCTCAGCCAGACAAACAATAGCTCCATGTCATACTCGCTGTACTTTAGTGATATTCCGTCGGCATTCACCTTCACATTGTTAGACCTACACCCAAGGACATACACCTTATTCTCCTCTGTCTGCCATTTTCTAGATGTGGTATGAATGTTTTGTGTATTTCCATTAACAAATGATGACGGTGCCTGATTGGATAGTATTGCTCTACAATAAGTTGAAGGAGTTGACTTTTTGAGTTGCCCTGCTGACCATTGTGAACATCGCACCACCGCCCTGCCAATCGATAAGACAGTTCTGTGCATCATTGTGGTGACTCTgttaacaacaaaaaatcataaGTACCAcatgttgtttttcttttaaacaattCCTTTCAGCAAACTACATTGTGCATTAATGTGGATATaactttaaaggtaggtttcgcccaaccaaataaatatttttttgtgaaatgcgataagcggaagaaaagatgaaaaaacatattagaatatctcaatttaatttctttatgtgtttgagattgaacaaatgtgtcttgaatacaaaattgaagtaaatccttgatttattacggtgtccgtcagacaaaataatatgcaaatgaagctgcgatggattgtattgtcgaagtttggcgcatgcgcattgtcacgcactaaaagtaaacaaaatggctgaacgaaagtgtgtgcgatgaaaaaaatatatctgaatcggcaacaaagtggaggaaattataatggattcggtagcaccctaggatatctatagggaattaaattcagaaatggcatgtagcaataaaagaaacagaagccacatctcaagcggaacttgccgggatctgttgggactcgtgtaacggcattgcacgtggtgagttaaatttcaacacatatgccagcgcacaaacagccgcagactaactacatgtatatttggtgtacaaagttagcgagcgtatgtaagtaacatgaagtgttttagattatatgatatgtataaacagtccctcgcacttcgatttgttgttgttgtttttttaactaaacatgccgtggcaagactgtcacttctatctgacattttgttgcacgcttccgtatGTTGCTGCaccctcgttttggaaaaaatacgtcatgttctatgtaaagcttgacttcgctctatttttagaggagtattttcctggtcaagctaggcaactgaccacccatattgttcgctgtatgcattgaaagattatatctatgtataggataaatttcaatttcgtagtctttatatttcattgggcgaaacctacc
It encodes:
- the LOC138307960 gene encoding trimethyllysine dioxygenase, mitochondrial-like, with protein sequence MMHRTVLSIGRAVVRCSQWSAGQLKKSTPSTYCRAILSNQAPSSFVNGNTQNIHTTSRKWQTEENKVYVLGCRSNNVKVNADGISLKYSEYDMELLFVWLRDHCRCSKCYNHTTNQRNLKHRKLHSEDLPSSVEFDGLVLSITWSDGHLTSYDINWLVDNTYHQQHTVQVDKVVWDKETIETAGLPTVHFKEYMDSDEGLRKHLYNLVKFGFSIVTEAPPVHHMGTLEVSTRICFKQETHFGPDWTFTSNNERGDTTYRTMYLGAHTDNTYFTNPSGIQVFHVLGHDGDGGQTLLVDGLHCAERLRAKHPEDFDILTRTVFPHEYNEEKLRIRSLGTVLSVHPTTRQFLQIQSVLICPLYSGGSDPLRSLHPWTISHS